A genomic region of Mus musculus strain C57BL/6J chromosome 7, GRCm38.p6 C57BL/6J contains the following coding sequences:
- the Mark4 gene encoding MAP/microtubule affinity-regulating kinase 4 isoform X1, whose amino-acid sequence MKGLNHPNIVKLFEVIETEKTLYLVMEYASAGEVFDYLVSHGRMKEKEARAKFRQIVSAVHYCHQKNIVHRDLKAENLLLDAEANIKIADFGFSNEFTLGSKLDTFCGSPPYAAPELFQGKKYDGPEVDIWSLGVILYTLVSGSLPFDGHNLKELRERVLRGKYRVPFYMSTDCESILRRFLVLNPAKRCTLEQIMKDKWINIGYEGEELKPYTEPEEDFGDTKRIEVMVGMGYTREEIKEALTNQKYNEVTATYLLLGRKTEEGGDRGAPGLALARVRAPSDTTNGTSSSKGSSHNKGQRASSSTYHRQRRHSDFCGPSPAPLHPKRSPTSTGDTELKEERMPGRKASCSAVGSGSRGLPPSSPMVSSAHNPNKAEIPERRKDSTSTPNNLPPSMMTRRNTYVCTERPGSERPSLLPNGKENSSGTSRVPPASPSSHSLAPPSGERSRLARGSTIRSTFHGGQVRDRRAGSGSGGGVQNGPPASPTLAHEAAPLPSGRPRPTTNLFTKLTSKLTRRVTDEPERIGGPEVTSCHLPWDKTETAPRLLRFPWSVKLTSSRPPEALMAALRQATAAARCRCRQPQPFLLACLHGGAGGPEPLSHFEVEVCQLPRPGLRGVLFRRVAGTALAFRTLVTRISNDLEL is encoded by the exons ATGAAGGGACTCAACCACCCCAACATCG TGAAGCTTTTTGAGGTGATAGAGACGGAGAAGACGCTATACCTGGTGATGGAATACGCTAGCGCAG GAGAAGTGTTTGACTACCTCGTGTCGCACGGCCGCATGAAGGAGAAGGAGGCTCGAGCCAAGTTCCGGCAG ATCGTGTCAGCCGTGCACTACTGTCATCAGAAGAACATTGTACACAGGGATCTAAAG gcTGAAAACCTGTTGCTGGATGCCGAGGCCAACATCAAAATCGCCGACTTCGGCTTCAGCAATGAGTTCACGCTGGGCTCCAAGCTGGACACCTTCTGTGGGAGCCCCCCATACGCCGCCCCAGAGCTGTTCCAGGGCAAGAAGTATGATGGGCCAGAGGTGGACATCTGGAGCCTGGGTGTCATCCTGTACACGCTGGTCAGCGGCTCCCTGCCCTTCGATGGGCACAACCTCAAG GAGCTGCGGGAGCGAGTCCTCAGAGGAAAGTACCGGGTCCCCTTCTACATGTCTACAGACTGCGAGAGCATTCTGCGGAGATTTCTGGTGCTGAACCCCGCAAAACGCTGTACTCTGGAG CAAATCATGAAAGACAAATGGATCAACATCGGCTATGAGGGTGAGGAGCTGAAGCCATACACGGAGCCTGAGGAGGACTTCGGGGACACCAAGAGAATTG AGGTGATGGTGGGTATGGGCTACACACGGGAAGAAATCAAAGAGGCCTTGACCAACCAGAAGTACAACGAGGTGACCGCCACCTACCTCCTGCTGGGCAGGAAgactgag GAGGGTGGGGACCGGGGTGCCCCAGGGCTGGCCCTGGCACGGGTGCGGGCGCCCAGCGACACCACCAACGGGACAAGCTCCAGCAAAGGCAGCAGCCACAACAAAGGGCAACGGGCTTCTTCCTCCACCTACCACCGCCAGCGCCGTCACAGTGACTTCT GTGGCCCGTCCCCTGCCCCGCTGCACCCGAAGCGCAGCCCAACCAGCACGGGAGACACGGAGCTCAAAGAAGAGCGGATGCCGGGTCGGAAAGCGAGCTGCAGTGCAGTGGGCAGTGGAAGTCGAGGCTTGCCCCCCTCCAGCCCCATGGTCAGCAGTGCCCACAACCCCAATAAGGCAGAGATCCCTGAGCGGCGGAAGGACAGCACTAGCACCCCT AACAACCTCCCCCCCAGCATGATGACCCGAAGAAACACCTATGTGTGCACAGAGCGACCAGGATCTGAACGCCCGTCCTTGTTGCCAAATGGCAAAGAAAATAG CTCCGGTACCTCGCGGGTGCCCCCTGCCTCGCCTTCCAGTCATAGCCTGGCTCCCCCGTCAGGCGAGCGGAGCCGCCTGGCTCGGGGCTCCACCATCCGCAGCACCTTCCATGGGGGCCAGGTCCGAGACCGGCGGGCAGGGAGCGGGAGTGGCGGGGGTGTGCAGAATGGACCCCCAGCCTCACCCACGCTTGCCCACGAGGCCGCACCCCTGCCCTCCGGGCGGCCTCGCCCCACCACCAACCTCTTCACCAAGCTGACCTCCAAACTGACCCGAAG GGTCACAGACGAACCTGAGAGAATCGGGGGACCTGAGGTCACAAG TTGCCATCTACCTTGGGATAAAACGGAAACCGCCCCCAGGCTGCTCCGATTCCCCTGGAGTGTGAAGCTGACCAGCTCGCGACCTCCTGAGGCCCTGATGGCTGCCCTGCGACAGGCCACAGCGGCCGCCCGCTGCCGGTGCCGCCAGCCGCAGCCGTTCCTGCTGGCCTGCCTGCACGGGGGTGCGGGCGGGCCCGAGCCCCTGTCCCATTTCGAAGTGGAGGTGTGCCAGCTGCCCCGGCCCGGCCTCAGGGGCGTCCTCTTCCGCCGTGTGGCGGGCACCGCCCTGGCCTTCCGCACCCTCGTCACCCGCATCTCCAACGACCTCGAACTCTGA
- the Mark4 gene encoding MAP/microtubule affinity-regulating kinase 4 isoform 1 (isoform 1 is encoded by transcript variant 1), with protein MSSRTALAPGNDRNSDTHGTLGSGRSSDKGPSWSSRSLGARCRNSIASCPEEQPHVGNYRLLRTIGKGNFAKVKLARHILTGREVAIKIIDKTQLNPSSLQKLFREVRIMKGLNHPNIVKLFEVIETEKTLYLVMEYASAGEVFDYLVSHGRMKEKEARAKFRQIVSAVHYCHQKNIVHRDLKAENLLLDAEANIKIADFGFSNEFTLGSKLDTFCGSPPYAAPELFQGKKYDGPEVDIWSLGVILYTLVSGSLPFDGHNLKELRERVLRGKYRVPFYMSTDCESILRRFLVLNPAKRCTLEQIMKDKWINIGYEGEELKPYTEPEEDFGDTKRIEVMVGMGYTREEIKEALTNQKYNEVTATYLLLGRKTEEGGDRGAPGLALARVRAPSDTTNGTSSSKGSSHNKGQRASSSTYHRQRRHSDFCGPSPAPLHPKRSPTSTGDTELKEERMPGRKASCSAVGSGSRGLPPSSPMVSSAHNPNKAEIPERRKDSTSTPNNLPPSMMTRRNTYVCTERPGSERPSLLPNGKENSSGTSRVPPASPSSHSLAPPSGERSRLARGSTIRSTFHGGQVRDRRAGSGSGGGVQNGPPASPTLAHEAAPLPSGRPRPTTNLFTKLTSKLTRRVTDEPERIGGPEVTSCHLPWDKTETAPRLLRFPWSVKLTSSRPPEALMAALRQATAAARCRCRQPQPFLLACLHGGAGGPEPLSHFEVEVCQLPRPGLRGVLFRRVAGTALAFRTLVTRISNDLEL; from the exons CATGGCACATTGGGCAGTGGACGATCTTCGGACAAAGGGCCGTCCTGGTCCAGCCGTTCCCTGGGTGCCCGTTGCCGGAACTCTATCGCTTCCTGCCCTGAGGAACAACCCCATGTGGGCAACTATAGGCTGCTAAGGACCATCGGGAAGGGCAACTTCGCCAAAGTCAAGCTGGCTCGGCATATCCTCACGGGCCGGGAG GTCGCTATTAAGATCATTGATAAGACCCAGCTGAACCCCAGTAGCTTGCAGAAG CTGTTCAGAGAAGTCCGAATTATGAAGGGACTCAACCACCCCAACATCG TGAAGCTTTTTGAGGTGATAGAGACGGAGAAGACGCTATACCTGGTGATGGAATACGCTAGCGCAG GAGAAGTGTTTGACTACCTCGTGTCGCACGGCCGCATGAAGGAGAAGGAGGCTCGAGCCAAGTTCCGGCAG ATCGTGTCAGCCGTGCACTACTGTCATCAGAAGAACATTGTACACAGGGATCTAAAG gcTGAAAACCTGTTGCTGGATGCCGAGGCCAACATCAAAATCGCCGACTTCGGCTTCAGCAATGAGTTCACGCTGGGCTCCAAGCTGGACACCTTCTGTGGGAGCCCCCCATACGCCGCCCCAGAGCTGTTCCAGGGCAAGAAGTATGATGGGCCAGAGGTGGACATCTGGAGCCTGGGTGTCATCCTGTACACGCTGGTCAGCGGCTCCCTGCCCTTCGATGGGCACAACCTCAAG GAGCTGCGGGAGCGAGTCCTCAGAGGAAAGTACCGGGTCCCCTTCTACATGTCTACAGACTGCGAGAGCATTCTGCGGAGATTTCTGGTGCTGAACCCCGCAAAACGCTGTACTCTGGAG CAAATCATGAAAGACAAATGGATCAACATCGGCTATGAGGGTGAGGAGCTGAAGCCATACACGGAGCCTGAGGAGGACTTCGGGGACACCAAGAGAATTG AGGTGATGGTGGGTATGGGCTACACACGGGAAGAAATCAAAGAGGCCTTGACCAACCAGAAGTACAACGAGGTGACCGCCACCTACCTCCTGCTGGGCAGGAAgactgag GAGGGTGGGGACCGGGGTGCCCCAGGGCTGGCCCTGGCACGGGTGCGGGCGCCCAGCGACACCACCAACGGGACAAGCTCCAGCAAAGGCAGCAGCCACAACAAAGGGCAACGGGCTTCTTCCTCCACCTACCACCGCCAGCGCCGTCACAGTGACTTCT GTGGCCCGTCCCCTGCCCCGCTGCACCCGAAGCGCAGCCCAACCAGCACGGGAGACACGGAGCTCAAAGAAGAGCGGATGCCGGGTCGGAAAGCGAGCTGCAGTGCAGTGGGCAGTGGAAGTCGAGGCTTGCCCCCCTCCAGCCCCATGGTCAGCAGTGCCCACAACCCCAATAAGGCAGAGATCCCTGAGCGGCGGAAGGACAGCACTAGCACCCCT AACAACCTCCCCCCCAGCATGATGACCCGAAGAAACACCTATGTGTGCACAGAGCGACCAGGATCTGAACGCCCGTCCTTGTTGCCAAATGGCAAAGAAAATAG CTCCGGTACCTCGCGGGTGCCCCCTGCCTCGCCTTCCAGTCATAGCCTGGCTCCCCCGTCAGGCGAGCGGAGCCGCCTGGCTCGGGGCTCCACCATCCGCAGCACCTTCCATGGGGGCCAGGTCCGAGACCGGCGGGCAGGGAGCGGGAGTGGCGGGGGTGTGCAGAATGGACCCCCAGCCTCACCCACGCTTGCCCACGAGGCCGCACCCCTGCCCTCCGGGCGGCCTCGCCCCACCACCAACCTCTTCACCAAGCTGACCTCCAAACTGACCCGAAG GGTCACAGACGAACCTGAGAGAATCGGGGGACCTGAGGTCACAAG TTGCCATCTACCTTGGGATAAAACGGAAACCGCCCCCAGGCTGCTCCGATTCCCCTGGAGTGTGAAGCTGACCAGCTCGCGACCTCCTGAGGCCCTGATGGCTGCCCTGCGACAGGCCACAGCGGCCGCCCGCTGCCGGTGCCGCCAGCCGCAGCCGTTCCTGCTGGCCTGCCTGCACGGGGGTGCGGGCGGGCCCGAGCCCCTGTCCCATTTCGAAGTGGAGGTGTGCCAGCTGCCCCGGCCCGGCCTCAGGGGCGTCCTCTTCCGCCGTGTGGCGGGCACCGCCCTGGCCTTCCGCACCCTCGTCACCCGCATCTCCAACGACCTCGAACTCTGA
- the Mark4 gene encoding MAP/microtubule affinity-regulating kinase 4 isoform X2 yields MKGLNHPNIVKLFEVIETEKTLYLVMEYASAGEVFDYLVSHGRMKEKEARAKFRQIVSAVHYCHQKNIVHRDLKAENLLLDAEANIKIADFGFSNEFTLGSKLDTFCGSPPYAAPELFQGKKYDGPEVDIWSLGVILYTLVSGSLPFDGHNLKELRERVLRGKYRVPFYMSTDCESILRRFLVLNPAKRCTLEQIMKDKWINIGYEGEELKPYTEPEEDFGDTKRIEVMVGMGYTREEIKEALTNQKYNEVTATYLLLGRKTEEGGDRGAPGLALARVRAPSDTTNGTSSSKGSSHNKGQRASSSTYHRQRRHSDFCGPSPAPLHPKRSPTSTGDTELKEERMPGRKASCSAVGSGSRGLPPSSPMVSSAHNPNKAEIPERRKDSTSTPNNLPPSMMTRRNTYVCTERPGSERPSLLPNGKENSSGTSRVPPASPSSHSLAPPSGERSRLARGSTIRSTFHGGQVRDRRAGSGSGGGVQNGPPASPTLAHEAAPLPSGRPRPTTNLFTKLTSKLTRRVTLDPSKRQNSNRCVSGASLPQGSKIRSQTNLRESGDLRSQVAIYLGIKRKPPPGCSDSPGV; encoded by the exons ATGAAGGGACTCAACCACCCCAACATCG TGAAGCTTTTTGAGGTGATAGAGACGGAGAAGACGCTATACCTGGTGATGGAATACGCTAGCGCAG GAGAAGTGTTTGACTACCTCGTGTCGCACGGCCGCATGAAGGAGAAGGAGGCTCGAGCCAAGTTCCGGCAG ATCGTGTCAGCCGTGCACTACTGTCATCAGAAGAACATTGTACACAGGGATCTAAAG gcTGAAAACCTGTTGCTGGATGCCGAGGCCAACATCAAAATCGCCGACTTCGGCTTCAGCAATGAGTTCACGCTGGGCTCCAAGCTGGACACCTTCTGTGGGAGCCCCCCATACGCCGCCCCAGAGCTGTTCCAGGGCAAGAAGTATGATGGGCCAGAGGTGGACATCTGGAGCCTGGGTGTCATCCTGTACACGCTGGTCAGCGGCTCCCTGCCCTTCGATGGGCACAACCTCAAG GAGCTGCGGGAGCGAGTCCTCAGAGGAAAGTACCGGGTCCCCTTCTACATGTCTACAGACTGCGAGAGCATTCTGCGGAGATTTCTGGTGCTGAACCCCGCAAAACGCTGTACTCTGGAG CAAATCATGAAAGACAAATGGATCAACATCGGCTATGAGGGTGAGGAGCTGAAGCCATACACGGAGCCTGAGGAGGACTTCGGGGACACCAAGAGAATTG AGGTGATGGTGGGTATGGGCTACACACGGGAAGAAATCAAAGAGGCCTTGACCAACCAGAAGTACAACGAGGTGACCGCCACCTACCTCCTGCTGGGCAGGAAgactgag GAGGGTGGGGACCGGGGTGCCCCAGGGCTGGCCCTGGCACGGGTGCGGGCGCCCAGCGACACCACCAACGGGACAAGCTCCAGCAAAGGCAGCAGCCACAACAAAGGGCAACGGGCTTCTTCCTCCACCTACCACCGCCAGCGCCGTCACAGTGACTTCT GTGGCCCGTCCCCTGCCCCGCTGCACCCGAAGCGCAGCCCAACCAGCACGGGAGACACGGAGCTCAAAGAAGAGCGGATGCCGGGTCGGAAAGCGAGCTGCAGTGCAGTGGGCAGTGGAAGTCGAGGCTTGCCCCCCTCCAGCCCCATGGTCAGCAGTGCCCACAACCCCAATAAGGCAGAGATCCCTGAGCGGCGGAAGGACAGCACTAGCACCCCT AACAACCTCCCCCCCAGCATGATGACCCGAAGAAACACCTATGTGTGCACAGAGCGACCAGGATCTGAACGCCCGTCCTTGTTGCCAAATGGCAAAGAAAATAG CTCCGGTACCTCGCGGGTGCCCCCTGCCTCGCCTTCCAGTCATAGCCTGGCTCCCCCGTCAGGCGAGCGGAGCCGCCTGGCTCGGGGCTCCACCATCCGCAGCACCTTCCATGGGGGCCAGGTCCGAGACCGGCGGGCAGGGAGCGGGAGTGGCGGGGGTGTGCAGAATGGACCCCCAGCCTCACCCACGCTTGCCCACGAGGCCGCACCCCTGCCCTCCGGGCGGCCTCGCCCCACCACCAACCTCTTCACCAAGCTGACCTCCAAACTGACCCGAAG GGTTACCCTCGATCCCTCTAAACGGCAGAACTCTAACCGCTGTGTCTCGGGCGCCTCTCTGCCCCAGGGATCCAAAATCA GGTCACAGACGAACCTGAGAGAATCGGGGGACCTGAGGTCACAAG TTGCCATCTACCTTGGGATAAAACGGAAACCGCCCCCAGGCTGCTCCGATTCCCCTGGAGTGTGA
- the Mark4 gene encoding MAP/microtubule affinity-regulating kinase 4 isoform 2 (isoform 2 is encoded by transcript variant 2) — MSSRTALAPGNDRNSDTHGTLGSGRSSDKGPSWSSRSLGARCRNSIASCPEEQPHVGNYRLLRTIGKGNFAKVKLARHILTGREVAIKIIDKTQLNPSSLQKLFREVRIMKGLNHPNIVKLFEVIETEKTLYLVMEYASAGEVFDYLVSHGRMKEKEARAKFRQIVSAVHYCHQKNIVHRDLKAENLLLDAEANIKIADFGFSNEFTLGSKLDTFCGSPPYAAPELFQGKKYDGPEVDIWSLGVILYTLVSGSLPFDGHNLKELRERVLRGKYRVPFYMSTDCESILRRFLVLNPAKRCTLEQIMKDKWINIGYEGEELKPYTEPEEDFGDTKRIEVMVGMGYTREEIKEALTNQKYNEVTATYLLLGRKTEEGGDRGAPGLALARVRAPSDTTNGTSSSKGSSHNKGQRASSSTYHRQRRHSDFCGPSPAPLHPKRSPTSTGDTELKEERMPGRKASCSAVGSGSRGLPPSSPMVSSAHNPNKAEIPERRKDSTSTPNNLPPSMMTRRNTYVCTERPGSERPSLLPNGKENSSGTSRVPPASPSSHSLAPPSGERSRLARGSTIRSTFHGGQVRDRRAGSGSGGGVQNGPPASPTLAHEAAPLPSGRPRPTTNLFTKLTSKLTRRVTLDPSKRQNSNRCVSGASLPQGSKIRSQTNLRESGDLRSQVAIYLGIKRKPPPGCSDSPGV; from the exons CATGGCACATTGGGCAGTGGACGATCTTCGGACAAAGGGCCGTCCTGGTCCAGCCGTTCCCTGGGTGCCCGTTGCCGGAACTCTATCGCTTCCTGCCCTGAGGAACAACCCCATGTGGGCAACTATAGGCTGCTAAGGACCATCGGGAAGGGCAACTTCGCCAAAGTCAAGCTGGCTCGGCATATCCTCACGGGCCGGGAG GTCGCTATTAAGATCATTGATAAGACCCAGCTGAACCCCAGTAGCTTGCAGAAG CTGTTCAGAGAAGTCCGAATTATGAAGGGACTCAACCACCCCAACATCG TGAAGCTTTTTGAGGTGATAGAGACGGAGAAGACGCTATACCTGGTGATGGAATACGCTAGCGCAG GAGAAGTGTTTGACTACCTCGTGTCGCACGGCCGCATGAAGGAGAAGGAGGCTCGAGCCAAGTTCCGGCAG ATCGTGTCAGCCGTGCACTACTGTCATCAGAAGAACATTGTACACAGGGATCTAAAG gcTGAAAACCTGTTGCTGGATGCCGAGGCCAACATCAAAATCGCCGACTTCGGCTTCAGCAATGAGTTCACGCTGGGCTCCAAGCTGGACACCTTCTGTGGGAGCCCCCCATACGCCGCCCCAGAGCTGTTCCAGGGCAAGAAGTATGATGGGCCAGAGGTGGACATCTGGAGCCTGGGTGTCATCCTGTACACGCTGGTCAGCGGCTCCCTGCCCTTCGATGGGCACAACCTCAAG GAGCTGCGGGAGCGAGTCCTCAGAGGAAAGTACCGGGTCCCCTTCTACATGTCTACAGACTGCGAGAGCATTCTGCGGAGATTTCTGGTGCTGAACCCCGCAAAACGCTGTACTCTGGAG CAAATCATGAAAGACAAATGGATCAACATCGGCTATGAGGGTGAGGAGCTGAAGCCATACACGGAGCCTGAGGAGGACTTCGGGGACACCAAGAGAATTG AGGTGATGGTGGGTATGGGCTACACACGGGAAGAAATCAAAGAGGCCTTGACCAACCAGAAGTACAACGAGGTGACCGCCACCTACCTCCTGCTGGGCAGGAAgactgag GAGGGTGGGGACCGGGGTGCCCCAGGGCTGGCCCTGGCACGGGTGCGGGCGCCCAGCGACACCACCAACGGGACAAGCTCCAGCAAAGGCAGCAGCCACAACAAAGGGCAACGGGCTTCTTCCTCCACCTACCACCGCCAGCGCCGTCACAGTGACTTCT GTGGCCCGTCCCCTGCCCCGCTGCACCCGAAGCGCAGCCCAACCAGCACGGGAGACACGGAGCTCAAAGAAGAGCGGATGCCGGGTCGGAAAGCGAGCTGCAGTGCAGTGGGCAGTGGAAGTCGAGGCTTGCCCCCCTCCAGCCCCATGGTCAGCAGTGCCCACAACCCCAATAAGGCAGAGATCCCTGAGCGGCGGAAGGACAGCACTAGCACCCCT AACAACCTCCCCCCCAGCATGATGACCCGAAGAAACACCTATGTGTGCACAGAGCGACCAGGATCTGAACGCCCGTCCTTGTTGCCAAATGGCAAAGAAAATAG CTCCGGTACCTCGCGGGTGCCCCCTGCCTCGCCTTCCAGTCATAGCCTGGCTCCCCCGTCAGGCGAGCGGAGCCGCCTGGCTCGGGGCTCCACCATCCGCAGCACCTTCCATGGGGGCCAGGTCCGAGACCGGCGGGCAGGGAGCGGGAGTGGCGGGGGTGTGCAGAATGGACCCCCAGCCTCACCCACGCTTGCCCACGAGGCCGCACCCCTGCCCTCCGGGCGGCCTCGCCCCACCACCAACCTCTTCACCAAGCTGACCTCCAAACTGACCCGAAG GGTTACCCTCGATCCCTCTAAACGGCAGAACTCTAACCGCTGTGTCTCGGGCGCCTCTCTGCCCCAGGGATCCAAAATCA GGTCACAGACGAACCTGAGAGAATCGGGGGACCTGAGGTCACAAG TTGCCATCTACCTTGGGATAAAACGGAAACCGCCCCCAGGCTGCTCCGATTCCCCTGGAGTGTGA